One window of Paludibacter propionicigenes WB4 genomic DNA carries:
- a CDS encoding HigA family addiction module antitoxin: MKTFANNIIPFSPTHPGEVLKDEIEFLNISKRKLSTQMGVSYFVLNGILNLKRPVNVEFALRVEATLGLEAEMLINMQTRYDILTTRADKIFMQKLNEIRRS; this comes from the coding sequence ATGAAAACTTTTGCCAATAACATAATACCCTTTTCGCCCACACACCCGGGAGAAGTTTTAAAAGATGAAATTGAATTTCTAAATATCTCGAAACGTAAACTTTCAACACAAATGGGCGTTTCCTACTTCGTTTTAAATGGGATATTGAATCTAAAGCGCCCTGTAAACGTGGAATTTGCATTGCGAGTTGAAGCAACTTTAGGATTGGAAGCCGAGATGCTGATAAACATGCAAACAAGATACGATATACTTACCACTCGCGCAGACAAGATCTTCATGCAGAAACTAAACGAAATCAGAAGAAGCTAG
- a CDS encoding metallophosphoesterase has protein sequence MKQSTKMIIQYASDLHLEFKENKVFLNANPLQVLGDILLLAGDIVPFKLLEQHKDFFSFLSDSFSATYWVPGNHEYYHFNIATKCGVVNERILSNVFLVNNTSVMHDDVKFIFSTLWSKISPAMEYQIQRAMNDFYVIKYRGYPLSIAQYNQLHADSLAFLKEELTLETSTKNVVVTHHVPTYKNYPEKYKDSIINEAFAVELFDLIESTAPDYWIYGHTHGNTTDFEIGKTQLLTNQLGYVKYGEELGFSTDRKFIL, from the coding sequence ATGAAACAGTCTACGAAAATGATTATCCAATACGCTTCCGACTTACATTTGGAATTTAAAGAAAATAAGGTTTTTCTAAATGCAAACCCACTACAAGTATTGGGCGATATTTTGTTGTTGGCTGGAGATATAGTTCCATTTAAACTATTGGAGCAGCATAAAGACTTCTTTAGTTTTCTTTCCGATAGTTTTTCAGCTACCTATTGGGTACCAGGCAACCACGAATATTATCACTTCAATATTGCAACAAAATGTGGCGTAGTGAATGAGAGAATACTAAGCAATGTATTTCTGGTGAATAACACTTCGGTAATGCATGATGATGTAAAGTTTATTTTTTCAACATTATGGAGCAAAATTAGTCCAGCCATGGAATATCAAATTCAAAGAGCTATGAATGATTTTTATGTCATCAAATACCGTGGCTATCCTCTTTCAATAGCGCAGTATAACCAATTACACGCCGATAGTTTAGCATTTCTAAAAGAAGAATTGACATTGGAAACTTCAACTAAAAATGTAGTAGTTACCCACCATGTGCCCACTTATAAAAACTACCCTGAAAAATATAAAGACAGTATCATAAACGAAGCATTTGCTGTAGAATTATTCGATTTAATTGAGTCTACTGCCCCTGATTATTGGATTTACGGTCATACACATGGTAATACGACTGATTTTGAGATAGGGAAAACTCAATTACTCACCAATCAATTAGGATATGTGAAGTATGGAGAGGAATTAGGTTTTAGTACTGACAGAAAATTTATTTTATAA
- the mnmE gene encoding tRNA uridine-5-carboxymethylaminomethyl(34) synthesis GTPase MnmE, which translates to MSTITAISTAPGTGGIAVIRVSGKDAFKNFNPIFIPRKKNFVFLEQEANTVSFGNIVNGKNEIVDEVLVSVFRAPHSFTGEDVVEISCHGSVFVQQQILQLLINQHCVLAQPGEFTQRAFLNGKMDLSQAEAVADLIAANSAASHRMALNQMRGGFSSELLKLRTQLLNFVSLVELELDFNEEDVEFADRTQLKSLATTIERLILKLSDSFSLGNALKNGIPVALVGETNVGKSTLLNVLLNEDKAIVSDIHGTTRDVIEDSINIDGITFRFIDTAGIRDTKDKIENMGIERTYQKIEQASIVLWILDCTQLSEHMEWLTDRIAKRSAGKKVILVFNKIDKIADDERDVLSQLFEQFEGERIYISARERINTDKLQKALTKAAQLPDIHPGDVVVSNVRHYEALNHAHSAICRVIDGLDAGISGDFLSQDIRECMHFLGEITGQISNDEILGNIFGKFCIGK; encoded by the coding sequence ATGTCTACCATAACAGCTATATCCACAGCTCCGGGCACCGGAGGAATTGCGGTAATACGTGTATCGGGAAAAGATGCATTTAAAAATTTCAATCCTATTTTCATTCCCCGAAAGAAAAACTTTGTATTCCTGGAACAGGAAGCCAATACAGTAAGTTTCGGGAACATTGTAAACGGAAAAAATGAAATTGTAGACGAAGTACTGGTAAGTGTTTTCCGCGCTCCGCATTCGTTTACCGGAGAAGATGTGGTGGAAATCTCCTGCCACGGATCTGTTTTTGTACAGCAACAGATTCTACAGTTACTGATCAACCAACACTGTGTATTGGCACAGCCGGGAGAGTTTACCCAACGGGCATTTTTAAACGGCAAAATGGATCTGTCTCAAGCCGAGGCTGTTGCCGATCTGATTGCGGCTAATTCTGCAGCTTCGCACAGAATGGCATTAAACCAAATGCGTGGAGGTTTTTCGAGTGAATTGTTGAAACTCCGAACTCAGCTTCTCAACTTTGTTTCGCTGGTGGAACTGGAACTGGACTTCAACGAGGAAGATGTGGAGTTTGCTGACAGAACACAACTAAAATCGCTGGCTACAACTATTGAAAGACTTATCCTTAAACTTTCCGATTCTTTCAGTTTGGGCAATGCGCTAAAGAACGGTATACCCGTGGCGCTGGTAGGCGAAACCAATGTGGGTAAATCAACATTGCTGAATGTTTTACTGAACGAGGATAAAGCCATCGTTTCGGACATACACGGTACCACCCGCGACGTCATTGAAGACTCTATCAATATTGATGGTATAACGTTCCGGTTTATCGACACGGCCGGTATACGCGACACCAAAGATAAGATTGAGAATATGGGTATAGAGCGTACCTACCAGAAAATTGAACAAGCTTCGATAGTACTGTGGATACTGGACTGCACCCAACTGAGTGAGCATATGGAGTGGCTGACCGACCGAATTGCTAAACGTTCGGCAGGAAAGAAAGTAATCCTTGTTTTCAATAAAATAGACAAAATTGCGGATGACGAACGCGATGTATTGTCGCAACTGTTTGAGCAGTTTGAAGGTGAACGGATTTATATATCGGCTCGCGAACGGATTAACACCGACAAGCTTCAAAAAGCCCTTACTAAAGCTGCGCAGTTGCCCGATATTCATCCCGGCGACGTGGTAGTAAGCAATGTGCGCCACTACGAAGCATTAAATCATGCCCATTCTGCCATTTGCCGTGTTATTGATGGATTGGATGCCGGCATCTCTGGCGATTTTCTTTCTCAGGACATCAGAGAATGTATGCATTTTCTGGGCGAAATTACAGGACAAATATCCAACGACGAAATTCTCGGTAATATCTTCGGGAAATTCTGTATTGGGAAGTGA
- a CDS encoding nucleoside phosphorylase: protein MKHFPPSELILNSDGSIFHLHLKPEQLADNVILVGDPGRVALVAEYFDTQECSVSSREFNTITGTYKGKRISVISTGIGTDNIDIVMNELDALSNIDLENRTEKKDFRQLTIIRIGTSGGMQPEIPLGSFLISEKSIGFDGMLNFYAGRDCVSDLAFEKTLKEQLDWNPQLAAPYVVDADEELIQRIGKNDMLRGVTISANGFYGPQGRVLRIDLADMHLNDKIERFRYGNYKITNYEMEGSAIAGLAKLMGHKAMTVCCIIANRRVEAANTDYKPYIEKLVTTVLERI from the coding sequence ATGAAACATTTTCCACCATCCGAATTGATTTTAAACAGCGATGGAAGCATATTCCACTTACATTTAAAACCGGAACAACTTGCCGATAACGTTATTTTAGTGGGTGATCCCGGCAGAGTAGCTTTAGTGGCCGAGTACTTTGACACGCAGGAATGCTCGGTATCGAGTCGTGAATTCAACACCATAACAGGTACCTACAAAGGCAAGCGTATATCGGTGATATCGACAGGAATAGGTACGGATAATATTGACATTGTAATGAATGAATTGGATGCATTGTCCAATATCGACCTCGAAAACCGAACCGAAAAGAAAGACTTTCGGCAGCTAACCATTATCAGAATAGGTACTTCGGGAGGCATGCAACCCGAAATTCCGTTGGGAAGTTTCCTGATTTCGGAGAAATCCATTGGTTTTGATGGCATGCTGAACTTTTATGCCGGCAGAGACTGTGTCAGCGACCTGGCATTTGAAAAAACGCTCAAAGAGCAATTGGACTGGAATCCTCAGTTGGCTGCTCCTTATGTGGTGGATGCCGATGAAGAACTGATACAGCGCATTGGTAAAAACGACATGCTGCGTGGTGTAACCATTTCGGCGAACGGATTTTACGGACCACAAGGAAGAGTGTTGCGCATTGATCTGGCCGATATGCATTTAAATGACAAAATAGAACGATTCCGCTACGGCAACTATAAAATAACCAATTACGAAATGGAGGGTTCTGCCATTGCCGGACTGGCCAAACTCATGGGACACAAAGCTATGACGGTATGCTGTATCATTGCCAATCGCAGAGTAGAAGCCGCTAATACTGACTATAAACCCTATATTGAAAAATTAGTAACAACGGTTCTTGAGCGGATTTAA
- a CDS encoding 2-amino-4-hydroxy-6-hydroxymethyldihydropteridine diphosphokinase, whose protein sequence is MNTAIIMLGSNVNAEVNIELAKEKLSLEFDIEKESACIISKPFGSHYVSDFCNKAVKLLSAETKEETIYMFKSIETELGRNPQSKESGIIPIDIDLIFWNDVQVHPDYDRFDFVKKCIDEIK, encoded by the coding sequence ATGAATACAGCAATAATTATGTTAGGTAGTAACGTGAATGCTGAAGTCAATATCGAACTGGCAAAAGAGAAGCTGTCGCTGGAGTTTGATATTGAAAAAGAAAGTGCCTGCATTATATCTAAACCCTTTGGTAGTCATTACGTATCGGATTTTTGCAATAAAGCTGTAAAACTTTTGTCGGCCGAAACCAAGGAAGAAACCATCTACATGTTTAAAAGTATAGAAACTGAACTGGGACGAAATCCGCAAAGTAAAGAGTCCGGAATCATACCGATTGATATCGATTTGATATTTTGGAATGATGTTCAGGTACATCCGGATTATGACAGGTTTGACTTTGTGAAGAAATGCATTGATGAAATTAAATAA
- a CDS encoding RNA polymerase sigma factor has translation MKNVEFENELVALQSNMRNFAFSLTLNRDDAEDLLQDTTLKVLDNQEKFTDNVNFKGWVLTIMKNIFINNYRKIVRNQTVVDKTEDLHHLNLPQNSGFDSPEGSYAIGEISNSIAAFSDEYRIPFSMHIQGFKYEEIAQHMNLPIGTVKSRIFLARKRLQEQLKDYRD, from the coding sequence ATGAAAAACGTTGAATTTGAAAATGAATTAGTAGCGTTACAAAGCAACATGCGTAATTTCGCATTTTCGCTAACTTTGAATCGCGACGATGCCGAAGATTTATTGCAGGACACAACACTAAAGGTTTTAGACAACCAAGAAAAGTTTACTGATAATGTCAATTTTAAAGGTTGGGTATTGACCATTATGAAGAATATCTTCATAAACAACTATAGAAAGATTGTACGCAATCAAACTGTGGTTGATAAAACGGAAGATTTGCATCATTTAAATTTACCGCAAAATTCGGGATTCGACAGTCCTGAAGGATCTTACGCCATTGGAGAAATCTCAAACAGCATTGCTGCATTTTCAGACGAATATCGTATTCCTTTTTCAATGCATATCCAGGGATTTAAATACGAGGAGATTGCACAACACATGAATTTACCGATAGGCACAGTAAAAAGCCGAATTTTCCTTGCACGCAAGCGTCTGCAAGAACAATTGAAAGATTATCGTGATTAA
- the lipA gene encoding lipoyl synthase has protein sequence MTYIRKPEWLKTKLQSGLQFVHVNNIVKEHGLHTICSSGRCPNMSECWNKGTATFMISGEICTRSCKFCNTLTGRPLPLDPTEPAKIAESIQLMNLKHAVVTSVDRDDLPDGGAYHWAETIKAIRKTNPDTTLEVLIPDFDGKTELLNIVIAQKPDIISHNLETVRRLTPSIRTKAKYDISLKVLSYIHSQGIIAKTGIMVGLGETEEEVLTLMDDALATGCSILTIGQYMQPSRKNIPVSEYITPAKFEEYKITGLQKGFRIVESAPLVRSSYCAEKHIL, from the coding sequence ATGACATATATACGCAAACCTGAATGGTTAAAAACTAAATTACAAAGCGGTTTACAGTTTGTTCATGTAAACAACATAGTAAAAGAACACGGACTTCATACAATTTGCTCAAGCGGCAGATGTCCTAATATGAGCGAGTGCTGGAATAAAGGCACAGCAACATTTATGATCTCGGGTGAAATCTGTACACGCTCGTGCAAGTTCTGCAACACACTTACAGGTCGCCCTCTCCCACTCGACCCGACTGAGCCGGCTAAAATTGCCGAATCGATTCAATTAATGAACCTGAAACACGCAGTTGTTACATCGGTCGACCGGGATGATTTACCCGACGGAGGTGCTTATCATTGGGCTGAAACCATTAAAGCTATCAGAAAAACAAATCCTGATACTACGTTGGAAGTATTGATTCCCGATTTCGATGGAAAAACAGAGCTGCTTAATATAGTAATAGCTCAGAAACCCGATATTATATCGCACAACCTGGAAACCGTCAGAAGACTTACGCCCTCTATACGTACTAAAGCAAAATATGATATCAGTTTGAAGGTGCTTTCTTACATTCACTCGCAAGGTATTATTGCCAAAACAGGAATTATGGTTGGATTGGGAGAAACTGAAGAAGAAGTTCTGACACTTATGGATGATGCTCTAGCAACAGGTTGCTCAATTCTGACAATAGGTCAATACATGCAACCATCACGTAAGAATATTCCGGTAAGCGAATATATTACTCCCGCTAAATTTGAAGAATACAAAATCACAGGACTACAAAAAGGATTCAGAATTGTAGAAAGTGCTCCTTTGGTTCGTTCGTCGTATTGCGCCGAAAAACACATTCTCTGA
- a CDS encoding helix-turn-helix domain-containing protein: MFFKYVTLFLGISYFAFAAVLLLKKSPIKKANNVLCFLFVLMAAYSIELSFYYTALLNKNYFHLVHYVPFDLILLLMFGPVLYLYVKTLLGQPIKLTPINILVQILPFIPAVAFIVYFLSQNTSTRLNLLVVNFKQGLWHTNLLNVLVFIQLIVYLFCCYLAVKKQFKISPKISINNFQMSISWLRFYIVINLSFMLLAAPLSFYLGNEKVNLIIAQLAMLVQFAYLFVKSMWHSEMFSTESTSEIKKSEAVLKISDDLVEDYFRILMTHFETQKPFLKEECSIHSVSMNTGIPVHHLSNILNNHFQKNFPDFINEYRIKEAQKLLTTTQCEKMTLEAIGYECGFGSRSSFNKAFKKHTGFTPSQFRQQN, translated from the coding sequence ATGTTTTTTAAATACGTAACGCTCTTTTTAGGAATAAGTTATTTTGCATTTGCCGCCGTGCTATTGCTGAAAAAATCTCCTATTAAAAAAGCTAATAATGTGCTTTGTTTTTTATTCGTACTGATGGCTGCGTATAGTATTGAACTTTCGTTCTATTATACTGCCCTATTGAATAAGAACTACTTTCATTTGGTTCATTATGTACCTTTCGACTTGATTTTGCTACTGATGTTTGGGCCGGTTCTGTATTTATACGTAAAAACACTGCTTGGCCAGCCGATAAAACTCACCCCAATAAACATATTAGTTCAGATTTTACCATTCATTCCGGCTGTAGCATTTATTGTTTATTTTTTGTCTCAAAACACATCAACCCGTTTGAATCTTTTGGTGGTTAATTTTAAACAAGGTCTGTGGCATACAAATCTCTTGAACGTTCTGGTTTTTATACAGCTAATCGTTTATCTTTTTTGCTGTTATTTGGCGGTGAAAAAACAGTTTAAAATTTCGCCGAAAATTTCAATCAATAATTTCCAGATGAGTATTTCCTGGTTGAGATTCTATATTGTTATCAACCTATCGTTTATGTTGTTGGCTGCACCTTTAAGCTTTTATTTAGGGAATGAAAAGGTGAACTTAATAATTGCTCAGCTTGCCATGCTTGTGCAGTTCGCTTATTTATTTGTAAAATCTATGTGGCATTCTGAAATGTTTTCAACTGAATCGACGAGTGAAATAAAGAAATCAGAAGCAGTTCTTAAGATATCTGATGACTTGGTTGAAGATTATTTCAGGATATTAATGACTCATTTCGAAACACAAAAGCCATTTCTTAAAGAAGAATGTAGTATTCATTCTGTTTCAATGAATACGGGGATTCCCGTTCATCATTTATCAAATATTCTTAATAATCATTTTCAGAAAAACTTTCCGGACTTTATAAATGAATATAGAATTAAAGAGGCTCAGAAATTACTCACTACAACTCAATGTGAAAAAATGACCCTGGAAGCAATAGGATACGAATGTGGATTTGGTTCCCGAAGTAGTTTCAATAAGGCTTTTAAAAAACATACCGGGTTTACTCCATCTCAATTTCGTCAACAGAACTGA